In Alkalihalobacillus sp. AL-G, the genomic stretch TCGGGCAGGTTATTGCAGGCTGCTAAAAAGTCGGCTCAACATCAGCATGTTGTTTGTAGTGAGGCTATACTTCAAACTACCCACCATTATGAGGTACAATACCTGGAAGAATTGTTACTACAGGAGTATGTCAATGGTTTATCCAAAAGAGAACGGTTATTTGTTGAATGTGTGATTTTACAAGGGGAACCTCAAACAGTACTCGCAGAAAAGGAAGGAGTATCCTATCAAACCGTTCGCTCCTGGAGAAAAACTGCTTTGGCAAAGCTGAGGATAATAGCTGGGAAAATGAACCATCCTAAAGTATAGAATGAAAAAATCAAAGGAGGATGACTTCTTAAGGTCATCCTCCATCATCGATCGTCAATCGTTTTTATAGGTGATCCGTTTTTTTCGAATATTGTCTGGTACCGTTTTTAACATTGTTATCTTCCATATTGTTTTTTAATTCCTGAACTGCTTGATTATCCCGCTTTTTCTTATCATTATCCTTTGTTTTAGACAAGGTAATCCCTCCTAAAGGCTGTATTGCCCTTAGGCTATACGATTGAATAGGGAATTATTCGACACCTGGCTTGCCATCTAAGAAGAATACAGCGAGAGTACCAGGACCTGCGTGTGCTCCGACTGCACAACCAATCGAATTAATCATAATATTTTTGACATCATATTTAGATTCGATCAGTTCTTTTAATTCATTTGCACGGGAAAGATTGTCAGCATGCGTAATTGCGATGGTCTGCTGGTCAAGTTCTTTTCCTCGATCATCGATCAATTCGATTAGTCGGGAAAGAACCCTCTTGCTCCCACGAACCTTCTCGAGCGGGAATAGTTTACCGTCTTCCATATGAAGAATAGGCTTGACCTTTAACAACCCGCCAACAAAACCGGCTGTTTTTGAAACTCGGCCACCCCTGACCAGATATTCCAAATTATCGACCGTGACAATGTGTTTGATCTGGTCAACTAGGGTATGAGTGTATGTAATGAGTTGATCTTTTGTATGATTTTGTTCAATCGCTTGTGCAAGATAGTAGGCAATCAAACCTTGTCCAAGGGATGCACTTCTGGAGTCGATGATGGTTAAATCAAGCTGTGTTCCTTCCTCCAATAGTTGGTCTCGGATGAGGCATGCAGTTTGGTATGTACCTGAAAGCTCTGAAGAGAAGGTTAAATATATCGCAGGCTTCTGTTCCTCAGCTAGAGATTGAAATAATGCTTTCATACGATCAGGAGGAACTTGAGATGTTTTCGGTGCTGCTCCTTCACGCATCATTGCATAAAGTTTTGTAGGCTGAATGGTTTCTTTGTCAAAATACTCTTCCTGTCCGACATGCACAACAAGTGGAAGGACCTCCATGCTGTATTGGTCAACCACGTGCTGTGGAAGATCACAACCAGTATCAACGATCAGTTGAATGGACATAGTTACACCTCACAATAATTGCTAGTTTACAACTTTCTATAAGTTTAGCGGTGTCTTCCCAAAAAAGCAACGAAATGTTTAATTGCCGTAGTTTTTATATTGACAAATCCACTGTTTTTTTGTTAAAAAGAGTACGGCCTGACCGTAGATTACTTACCAACTTCAAACTTATAGGATGCACCGAATACCACTGGTAGGTGGTAGTTCAGCTCTACCTATATAGAAAGTAACGCTACTTTTTAAACGTGGAATGAAAGAAGGGATAGCGATTGACATTGTATTCAGAAGCGAAAAAGATTGTAATTGTCATACTCGGGGCAGTCTTCGGGGCGATATCACTAAACTATTTTCTTATACCTGCAAATGTATATGCTAGCGGCTTTACCGGTATTGCACAATTATTGGCAAGTATTTTACAAACGACCGCGATACCAGCATCAACCGGTATCCTATTGTTTATTTTAAACATTCCCGTCGCGATCTTAGGGTGGTTGAAGGTTGGAAAATCATTTACTGTTTATAGCTTTTTTAGTGTAGCTGCAACAACCTTTTTCCTTGAACTTATACCGATTCGTACTATTTCCGAGGATATTTTGCTAAATGCAGTGTTTGGCGGTGTGCTCGCTGCCGTAGGGATCGGCTTTACGTTAAAGTGGGGTGCTTCGACCGGAGGGATGGACATTGTTGCAATGGTTCTGTCGAGAATGAAGGACAAGCCTATCGGACTTTATTTTTTTACATTGAATTCGATTATTATTTTGACGGCAGGTCTCCTTTATGGTTGGGAAAAAGCACTTTATACTCTTGTAACTTTATATGTTACCTCACGAGTGATCGATGTCATTCATACACGACATGAAAAGTTAACAGCTATGATCATAACGAAAAAAGGCGCGCAATTACAAAAGTCAATCCATCAAAAGATGGTCCGGGGAATTACCAAGATTCCTGCAAAGGGCGGCTTTACAAACGAAGAGAAAGAATTGTTGATCATCGTAGTTACACGTTATGAGCTTTATGACCTTGAGCACATTATTAAGGAAGTAGACCCGCATGCGTTTACAAACATAGTGAATACTACCGGTATCTTTGGTTTTTTTCGGACAGAAGGGAAATAAAGAAAGCTCAGCCAAGCTTTATGCCGGGCTGAGCTTCTTCTAACCTTTGTTTTATGGTGTGATGTCTAGCTACGGAACCCAATCAAGGTGGCGCTTTTCTAATTAATAATTGTTTTCAAATACTTCCTGAACATGTGGGACAATTGTATCCCAATCACTGTCGGGGGTTTTATTGATTGTAATGAAATCTTGGAAACCAAAAATTGATTCGACCCCATCGATGTTTAACAAAGCACTCGCAACGACATCATCAGGATTATCACCAGTACGATAAGAAAGTCGTCCCTCAAAGATTGCTTGACTTGCTGAAAATTTCAGTGCATTTGGATTAGGTGTTGGATCAATAGAAAATTCTACTGCCATTTCAATCATTCTCCTTTCAACTTTCACTCTTTACTTTGAAAATCGCGATTTGGAATACACATGTTTATTGTACCAAAAACAAGGATTTTCTGGTACGTTAGGAAAGCATAACATATTGACTTTCAAAACGGACAAGATAAATACGAACTTAGATTATGGTCACTTGTCAAATATAAAAATCATGTGAGTCTTAAAATGAAAATCCATAGCGGTTCGAAATGATTTCGTAAAAACCGAGTGAATTGTACAGGTGTTTTGTTATGGAGTTATTGATTCCAGTTTCCAGTTCAATCGATTTAATACTGTTCCGCTCCGCCCAATAGATAACATGCAATAATAGCTTTCGAGCAATCCCCTGGTTTCTCAAATCTTCCTGAACAAAAAGCTCATTAAGCCACATGTAGGGTCCGCCCTTTGGTAGACTGATTCCAATATTGAAAAATGCGACACCTACAATTTCCTCGTCTTTTTCTGCAACTACAAGATAAGCTTGGTGATCACTCTCAAGAGCAAGGTTGATTCCATTTAAAATAAAATCAAAATTCTTCTGAATATCAGTGTTCGTGCGTTGTTGTAAAAGTAGTTCTGCAATACTAGTTCGAATTTTAGGTTCTGCTTCGCGTTGGACCTCGTAAATTTTCATGTTGTAAACCTCCTATGACCCACATTTCATAATTCAATGTTGAAGCCTCAATTCCTTCTTTCGTTTTTGAATAAAACATTTTTTAGTCTTTTTATTAAATATTAGGAACTTTTAGGTGATTCCAATCGTCTATATTATATAGAGACATGAAATTATCCGGGTCAATAGTTCTAAGGATTCGATTTCATTACAATTTCATAGGAATAGCAATCGTATGTACGAAAAGCATCAAGTTTTAACGAATATTATCTTATATTGAGGGTTCATAGTAAACCGGAAATAAGTAGAAATATTATACATAAAGAACGAATTGAAGATGATAGTAATGATTTTTCCCAGGAGGTAATTATAAATGCCTACTTTAGTCTGCTTTGGAGATAGCTTAACAGCGATGGAAGAAAGTAATGATGGATATGCTCGTTTAACTCCTCGTTTACGTAAAGTCTTGAAGAACTGGACAATTGTGAATTCGGGTGTTTCAGGAGAAACGACGAGAGGAGCCCTTGCAAGACTACAGGATGATGTGTTACGCCATTCACCGAAACTCGTCACCATTCTTTTTGGTTCTAATGATGCGAGTGAGCATCGTCGAATAAAATTAACGGAGTATGAGCGAAATATTGAAATAATGATCGACCGGATTTCGCCGCAAAAAACGATTTTAATCACTCCACCTCCAGTAGTTGAACAAAAACAGGAGAACAGAAACAATGACGTTTTATTAGAATATGTGGAAGTCATTCGTAAAATTGGTACTAAACGGGGATGCTATGTGATTGATCTTTGGTCTTACTTCCATAAAAAGGAACTCTATTTTAAAATGCTGCAAAAGGATGGACTCCATCTTAATGAACGTGGTTACTTGTTTTTATCGGAATTGCTCCTAGATCAAATAAAGGCCATTTATTCGAAAGCACAGCATGTACTATAAACTCCAAACGTAAAGGGTTGGCGAAATCGCCAACCCTTTCGTTACTCTCCCCCGATCGTCCGTATTTCAGAATGTTTCATTTGTTTTTCGTGATCCTTGGCCGACATCGTTGTTGAGTATTCTTCTTGATTATTTTTCTGTACACGTTCGGCACCTTGTTCAATAGCTCGTTTTGATTGATTTTTCTTGCTCATTATAAAAGCCCCCTTTGCATGTATTATCCCGCAAATGTACTCATTATACTCTTGCTTTTAAGGAAAGGACCTCTTCTAGATACCGGGCAATCCCATC encodes the following:
- a CDS encoding NifU N-terminal domain-containing protein, whose protein sequence is MAVEFSIDPTPNPNALKFSASQAIFEGRLSYRTGDNPDDVVASALLNIDGVESIFGFQDFITINKTPDSDWDTIVPHVQEVFENNY
- a CDS encoding YitT family protein; this encodes MTLYSEAKKIVIVILGAVFGAISLNYFLIPANVYASGFTGIAQLLASILQTTAIPASTGILLFILNIPVAILGWLKVGKSFTVYSFFSVAATTFFLELIPIRTISEDILLNAVFGGVLAAVGIGFTLKWGASTGGMDIVAMVLSRMKDKPIGLYFFTLNSIIILTAGLLYGWEKALYTLVTLYVTSRVIDVIHTRHEKLTAMIITKKGAQLQKSIHQKMVRGITKIPAKGGFTNEEKELLIIVVTRYELYDLEHIIKEVDPHAFTNIVNTTGIFGFFRTEGK
- a CDS encoding GDSL-type esterase/lipase family protein, translated to MPTLVCFGDSLTAMEESNDGYARLTPRLRKVLKNWTIVNSGVSGETTRGALARLQDDVLRHSPKLVTILFGSNDASEHRRIKLTEYERNIEIMIDRISPQKTILITPPPVVEQKQENRNNDVLLEYVEVIRKIGTKRGCYVIDLWSYFHKKELYFKMLQKDGLHLNERGYLFLSELLLDQIKAIYSKAQHVL
- a CDS encoding sigma-70 family RNA polymerase sigma factor, with the translated sequence MNETYEMVLTRFENLIKKLIKDYGLSSDFDEMQQIGRIALWEAYTKYDPVKGHFPPYAKQYISGRLLQAAKKSAQHQHVVCSEAILQTTHHYEVQYLEELLLQEYVNGLSKRERLFVECVILQGEPQTVLAEKEGVSYQTVRSWRKTALAKLRIIAGKMNHPKV
- a CDS encoding GNAT family N-acetyltransferase codes for the protein MKIYEVQREAEPKIRTSIAELLLQQRTNTDIQKNFDFILNGINLALESDHQAYLVVAEKDEEIVGVAFFNIGISLPKGGPYMWLNELFVQEDLRNQGIARKLLLHVIYWAERNSIKSIELETGINNSITKHLYNSLGFYEIISNRYGFSF
- a CDS encoding DegV family protein codes for the protein MSIQLIVDTGCDLPQHVVDQYSMEVLPLVVHVGQEEYFDKETIQPTKLYAMMREGAAPKTSQVPPDRMKALFQSLAEEQKPAIYLTFSSELSGTYQTACLIRDQLLEEGTQLDLTIIDSRSASLGQGLIAYYLAQAIEQNHTKDQLITYTHTLVDQIKHIVTVDNLEYLVRGGRVSKTAGFVGGLLKVKPILHMEDGKLFPLEKVRGSKRVLSRLIELIDDRGKELDQQTIAITHADNLSRANELKELIESKYDVKNIMINSIGCAVGAHAGPGTLAVFFLDGKPGVE
- a CDS encoding DUF3941 domain-containing protein; translated protein: MSKTKDNDKKKRDNQAVQELKNNMEDNNVKNGTRQYSKKTDHL